In one window of Pagrus major chromosome 12, Pma_NU_1.0 DNA:
- the tmem267 gene encoding transmembrane protein 267, protein MQGFYSKLDSSPASSPLLGVGLGREGAPVPLSLAVETEKAQALLQTFSSASLLASAGLGMFCVVADHALQLSVIQNHLWLRAALDNATHGLVGLWSWAVVIGLRKKSDLYEVLLAGLLASIIDLDHFYMAGSLSLKAAVSLPQRPPLHCSSLIPVLCLSLRFLMWIGRLKDAWCSLPWMLFISMATHHVRDAVRHGLWVCPFGNTAPLPYWLYVSTTATLPHLCSVLMYLTGTRDVISTKHGVAIDV, encoded by the exons ATGCAAGGATTCTACTCCAAGCTCGACTCCTCCCCCGCCTCGTCCCCGTTATTGGGGGTGGGCCTCGGGCGAGAAGGTGCTCCCGTGCCCCTCAGCCTGGCTGTGGAGACGGAGAAAGCTCAGGCCCTCCTACAGACATTCAGCTCCGCCTCTCTGCTGGCGTCTGCAGGACTCGGGATGTTCTGCGTGGTGGCGGACCACGCCCTCCAGCTGTCGGTCATCCAGAATCATCTGTGGCTGCGCGCCGCCTTGGACAACGCCACGCACGGATTGGTGGGGCTGTGGTCGTGGGCCGTTGTTATTGGACTGAGGAAAAAGAGCGACCTGTATGAGGTGCTGCTGGCCGGCCTGCTGGCATCAATCATAGACCTGGACCACTTCTACATGGCTGGATCCCTGTCACTCAAG gcTGCCGTCTCGCTCCCTCAGCGTCCTCCTCTACACTGCTCTTCTCTCATCCCTgtcctctgcctctccctccgCTTCCTCATGTGGATCGGACGCCTCAAAGACGCTTGGTGCTCCCTGCCGTGGATGCTTTTCATTTCCATGGCGACGCACCACGTGCGGGACGCCGTGCGCCACGGCCTGTGGGTGTGTCCCTTCGGCAACACGGCGCCGCTGCCCTACTGGCTGTACGTCAGCACCACGGCGACGcttcctcacctgtgttctgTGCTCATGTATCTGACGGGAACCAGGGATGTGATCTCTACGAAACACGGGGTGGCCATCGACGTTTAG